In one window of Lewinella sp. 4G2 DNA:
- a CDS encoding histidine kinase, translating to MKGSQAVIALFLHFILSQALPAQALYPQTLTTQQNLSSNQYNWFVYHDSYGFVWVSSIAGLNRFDGYRNKVYHADRNDPHALPNEVGAQSQIQEDANGDLWFASSTSLTRYNRATDNFTTFRHTDARGDTINTHYPWARVTPDGKGLYTTAGDQLYYHDIGDWSSARHVAAVPAANYDPLLFPPGAPPGTFSLVILRPGGNELALHDFVDFQLVGTPRTVAAPQPIGFTSVAVGPTNDVWISGRAGVFRFNWPEGTWTVVPELSGKAGLQFNSVSITPSGEVLAGTANAGVFAIDPNSLGAVALRQVSTSDGSAEVIRTDLTHGYVGRDGTYWISTENEGLRFFNLREPKFSVSDPQPFTAGSNILDLAVARNGDVYALSDSVVYHLTPTDTTVLELPMSAISFRRTRSITVDRDQNVWVATYGGLLYKPAGGDFRAIPPLPPPRSGYAYLMYSGVYENGNEGLIVPLYDRGAYSLANADATPVPWGGGLASIQNLSLSGSGHALVNTNSDTSYVIRTTGDDYTVLATFPDVGLVTETKYDPARRCYWLSTFTGLFRIDGASDGEWSITQLRPDSLRGISAFELVDDAIWCATTRDVRRVALPSGRVTVYTQSDGIQRGEHNFGASATLPDGQLIFGGADGITAIDPTVKSALAPARALVAEFLANGTVVPPPADRLSLPHDSNKVELLLFTGEYSDRSQAQFRYSFTTDEPPSYGPPSNRPSVLLEQLQPATYYLSVLASNADGAWSREPYEFEITIRPPWYATWWAYTLYLATALGLIGAFLYYRYRQLRRVEIAQLDRARAEQVAAETETSVLRLQMNPHFIFNSLNSIDDYILDREPLVAHDYLVLFADLMRDILTRSTQAFTRLDEELELLTRYVAAERRRLGEGLRLAINIATEVDEVSTYLPTMILQPFVENAIWHGIGHRAGGGVVTLRFYHQSGRLVAEVQDDGRGRGNAGRVGKQHGSKALDITTRRLALLAASLPEDTLGKATIRYEVEDLKNKDGHPTGTLVRLWLPLVNG from the coding sequence ATGAAGGGTAGCCAAGCGGTAATAGCACTGTTCCTACACTTCATTTTATCCCAGGCCCTACCCGCCCAGGCCCTCTACCCCCAGACCCTCACCACCCAACAAAACCTCTCCTCCAACCAGTACAACTGGTTTGTGTACCACGATAGCTACGGTTTCGTCTGGGTATCCTCCATCGCCGGGCTCAACCGGTTTGATGGGTACCGCAACAAGGTGTACCACGCGGACCGCAACGATCCCCACGCTCTTCCCAACGAGGTGGGCGCCCAGAGCCAAATTCAGGAAGACGCCAACGGCGATCTCTGGTTCGCCAGCAGCACCTCGCTTACCCGGTACAACCGGGCGACGGACAACTTCACCACCTTCCGCCACACCGACGCGCGGGGGGATACCATCAATACCCACTACCCCTGGGCGCGGGTTACGCCCGACGGTAAGGGGCTCTACACCACCGCCGGAGACCAACTGTACTACCATGATATTGGCGACTGGTCCTCCGCCCGCCACGTCGCCGCGGTGCCGGCCGCCAACTACGATCCCCTGCTCTTCCCACCCGGCGCGCCACCGGGTACCTTTTCGCTGGTCATCCTCCGGCCAGGCGGGAACGAACTCGCACTGCACGACTTTGTGGACTTCCAGCTCGTCGGCACCCCCCGCACCGTCGCGGCACCCCAGCCGATTGGCTTCACTTCCGTAGCCGTCGGCCCCACTAACGATGTGTGGATCTCCGGCAGGGCGGGCGTCTTCCGCTTCAACTGGCCGGAAGGAACCTGGACGGTCGTCCCGGAACTCAGTGGCAAGGCGGGTTTACAGTTCAACAGCGTCAGCATTACCCCCTCGGGTGAGGTCCTGGCCGGCACGGCAAATGCGGGCGTCTTCGCCATCGATCCCAATTCACTGGGGGCGGTCGCCTTACGTCAGGTAAGCACCTCCGACGGTAGCGCAGAGGTCATTCGCACCGACCTCACCCACGGCTACGTCGGGCGGGACGGTACATACTGGATCAGTACGGAAAACGAGGGCCTGCGCTTCTTCAATTTGCGGGAGCCGAAGTTCAGCGTGAGTGACCCTCAACCCTTCACCGCGGGATCCAACATCCTGGATTTAGCCGTCGCCCGCAACGGGGATGTCTACGCCCTTTCGGATAGCGTCGTGTACCACCTCACGCCTACGGACACCACGGTTTTGGAACTACCCATGTCCGCCATCTCCTTCCGCCGTACGCGGTCCATTACCGTGGACCGCGACCAAAACGTCTGGGTAGCCACCTACGGCGGGCTACTGTACAAACCCGCCGGGGGAGATTTCCGCGCCATCCCGCCGCTTCCACCACCCCGGTCTGGCTACGCCTACCTGATGTACAGTGGAGTGTACGAGAACGGGAACGAGGGGCTCATCGTCCCCCTCTACGATCGCGGGGCCTACAGCCTGGCTAACGCAGACGCAACGCCCGTCCCTTGGGGCGGTGGCCTGGCGAGCATCCAGAACCTCAGCCTGAGTGGTAGCGGCCACGCCTTGGTCAATACGAATTCGGACACCTCCTACGTCATCCGCACCACGGGCGACGATTATACCGTACTGGCCACCTTCCCGGACGTCGGACTCGTCACCGAAACCAAGTACGACCCCGCGCGGCGCTGCTACTGGCTGTCCACTTTCACTGGCTTGTTCCGGATTGATGGGGCTTCGGACGGCGAGTGGTCCATCACCCAATTGCGGCCGGATTCGTTGCGGGGCATCAGCGCCTTTGAGCTGGTGGATGACGCCATTTGGTGCGCTACTACCCGCGACGTGCGTCGGGTGGCCCTTCCTTCCGGCCGCGTTACCGTATATACTCAGTCCGACGGCATTCAGCGGGGGGAGCACAATTTTGGGGCCAGCGCTACCCTGCCGGACGGGCAGCTGATCTTCGGTGGGGCCGACGGCATTACCGCGATCGATCCAACGGTGAAGTCTGCCCTCGCGCCCGCTCGCGCGCTGGTGGCGGAGTTCCTGGCTAATGGTACCGTTGTTCCCCCGCCGGCGGATCGCCTGAGCCTGCCCCACGATAGCAACAAGGTGGAGTTACTGCTTTTTACCGGGGAGTACAGCGACCGCTCCCAAGCGCAGTTTCGGTACAGCTTTACCACTGACGAGCCGCCATCCTACGGTCCACCCAGCAACCGGCCGTCGGTCCTGCTGGAGCAGTTGCAGCCAGCTACCTATTACCTCTCCGTCCTGGCTAGTAATGCCGACGGGGCGTGGTCGCGGGAGCCCTACGAGTTCGAGATCACCATCCGCCCCCCCTGGTACGCCACCTGGTGGGCCTATACCCTCTACCTGGCCACCGCCCTCGGCCTCATCGGCGCCTTCCTCTACTACCGCTACCGGCAACTTCGCCGCGTGGAAATAGCCCAACTCGACCGGGCACGGGCGGAACAAGTGGCCGCGGAAACCGAAACGAGTGTCCTGCGGCTGCAGATGAACCCTCATTTTATTTTTAATTCATTGAATTCCATCGACGATTACATCCTCGACCGGGAGCCGCTCGTCGCCCACGACTACCTGGTCCTGTTTGCCGACCTGATGCGCGACATCCTCACCCGTTCCACCCAGGCGTTCACGCGGCTCGACGAGGAATTGGAGCTCCTTACCCGCTACGTTGCCGCCGAGCGCCGCCGGTTGGGGGAGGGCCTCCGCCTGGCCATCAATATCGCCACCGAGGTGGACGAGGTCAGCACCTACCTGCCCACCATGATCCTGCAACCCTTCGTCGAAAACGCCATTTGGCACGGCATCGGCCACCGCGCGGGCGGCGGGGTCGTCACGCTCCGCTTTTATCACCAATCCGGCCGCCTCGTCGCCGAAGTTCAGGATGACGGGCGCGGCCGCGGGAATGCCGGGCGAGTGGGCAAGCAACACGGTTCGAAAGCCCTCGACATCACGACCCGCCGGCTAGCCCTACTGGCGGCGTCATTACCGGAGGACACCCTCGGTAAAGCGACCATCCGCTACGAAGTAGAGGACCTGAAAAACAAAGATGGCCACCCTACGGGGACGTTGGTACGCCTCTGGCTACCCCTGGTGAATGGGTAA
- a CDS encoding T9SS type A sorting domain-containing protein produces MNKLLPILMLVVIQTGWLTGQDILSNLDQGWNGSTVIQQLHEMDGRLIGTALVPGAGGAYYQEIDPATGSRGNLTEPLDRFSFLRSGFDLNNSRILERGGRRFALLNKLSEGELLIAENGGFRSLFETETGYKLLAIDELEGDVAVVTYNEHLQLMRLVRVSTDTNGAAPSRLTEVDVTYRGGAFLPSAEIATGEAGLFVSFKSAFDRSRVGYYSFATNTYREILGGTTQIPFENNFSYKELEDDQRRLVYHDGAAYIIGGEGFPQPIQAYRILESNLQRTPIPLAVNLSDDIFLDYVSFFRDSEELYVSATRRGFDVRDPSANSGRIARISGATLENIHSGDYTEFIPTIPVVRNDTIVYAAMDETGVVTVYAYANGITTEVASVTGPLTNNYDLFVNEDAFWLASNNERQGLPGATFTKIDLRAGTAVTSEALPISTRRLQLFRNSYAVVDGVVYYLKAGTSEIGRWDPAATGDIASINLQGAQIDPQLYLPILADNNDDSDFLAGSFLGRLFTAAKTSGGNTGLISPEGFAGDFFSVLGPIGDTYLVNRGTNDIIYIDDANPGELKILQQVVNEEGQTITLEPGRFATQYELSEGRYFVSDFDDQLGYGGSWVLTVENGVFRAFRHGCVPSCSQLPTPEGRFELTSRDENGTITYTVIAPDGTKTVLSNGQTDGLRLIGTTPTEYYFVTPQQDMEVYDRASGERQSFAPLRNNLFIDQLRGSETVGNDLYVVGSAEDDEVGSIYLVDPGTSQLTFVAELPATLIDRVEDLESTDGQLIVVGERAGALSLYTLRTTDNADLEPVSVPLGGLVLSNTTIPAYASLGDQFVYTGDWPDGTNLYRIVGTEEPQLLANLPQIGTGGKAYNLSADGEDLYFMAHAADDGFFEVWRLPMGLSVSINSEIELGGAPPVIYPNPASTTDLLTVQAPENHRINRVEVFATDGRRLLDRAANGQTAVRLSLATLPAAQYWVRTTYASGRFALSGVVRAQ; encoded by the coding sequence ATGAACAAACTATTACCAATATTAATGCTTGTCGTCATCCAAACTGGCTGGCTTACCGGTCAGGATATCCTTTCCAATTTGGACCAGGGTTGGAACGGCAGCACCGTCATTCAACAACTCCACGAAATGGACGGCCGGCTAATCGGCACGGCCCTGGTTCCGGGCGCCGGCGGTGCTTACTACCAGGAAATTGACCCCGCCACGGGCTCTCGCGGAAACCTCACGGAGCCGCTCGATCGGTTCTCTTTTCTCCGTTCCGGTTTTGATCTGAACAACAGCAGAATCCTCGAGCGCGGTGGGCGGCGCTTTGCGTTGCTCAATAAGTTATCGGAAGGAGAACTTTTGATCGCGGAAAATGGTGGCTTCCGGTCCCTTTTCGAAACGGAGACGGGCTACAAACTCCTGGCGATTGACGAGCTTGAGGGCGACGTCGCGGTCGTTACCTACAACGAGCACTTACAGTTAATGCGCTTGGTGCGAGTCAGTACGGACACGAATGGTGCGGCTCCTAGCAGGCTGACTGAGGTTGACGTAACCTATCGCGGCGGAGCATTTTTACCGTCGGCGGAGATTGCTACGGGAGAGGCTGGCTTATTTGTCAGCTTCAAATCAGCTTTCGATAGAAGTAGGGTCGGTTATTATTCCTTTGCTACGAATACGTACCGGGAGATTCTCGGAGGAACCACGCAAATACCTTTTGAGAATAATTTCTCGTACAAGGAACTGGAAGATGACCAGCGCCGCCTAGTCTACCACGATGGCGCGGCTTACATTATAGGAGGCGAAGGTTTTCCCCAACCGATCCAAGCGTACCGCATCTTGGAAAGCAACCTACAGAGAACGCCCATCCCGCTAGCTGTGAATCTCTCTGACGATATATTCCTCGATTACGTAAGTTTTTTCCGAGATAGTGAAGAACTTTACGTTAGTGCTACTCGCCGAGGGTTCGACGTACGTGATCCTTCCGCAAATAGTGGCCGCATCGCTCGCATTAGTGGAGCGACCCTAGAGAATATTCATTCGGGAGATTACACGGAGTTTATTCCCACGATTCCCGTAGTGAGGAACGATACGATTGTCTACGCGGCGATGGACGAAACCGGGGTGGTAACTGTTTACGCCTACGCGAATGGCATCACCACGGAAGTCGCTAGCGTAACGGGTCCGTTAACCAACAACTACGATTTATTCGTAAACGAGGATGCCTTTTGGTTGGCCTCGAACAACGAGCGGCAAGGGCTTCCCGGTGCCACTTTCACCAAGATCGATTTGCGGGCTGGTACGGCCGTCACGTCCGAAGCCCTGCCCATTAGTACGCGCCGCCTGCAACTCTTTCGTAACAGCTACGCCGTGGTGGATGGCGTTGTATATTACCTCAAGGCTGGAACCAGTGAGATAGGCCGTTGGGATCCGGCAGCTACAGGTGATATAGCATCGATCAATTTGCAGGGAGCGCAGATTGACCCCCAATTGTACCTTCCCATCCTTGCTGATAACAACGATGATAGCGACTTCCTCGCCGGCAGCTTTTTGGGGCGGCTATTCACCGCAGCCAAGACATCCGGTGGCAACACGGGGCTGATATCACCCGAGGGGTTCGCGGGCGACTTCTTTTCAGTGTTGGGCCCTATCGGAGATACCTATTTGGTCAATAGAGGTACCAACGACATTATTTATATAGACGATGCGAATCCGGGCGAGTTGAAAATTCTCCAGCAAGTCGTCAACGAAGAGGGGCAGACCATCACCCTGGAGCCCGGCAGATTCGCCACTCAGTACGAACTTTCGGAAGGACGGTATTTTGTCAGTGATTTCGATGATCAATTGGGGTACGGCGGTTCTTGGGTCCTGACCGTTGAGAATGGAGTTTTCAGGGCTTTCCGCCATGGTTGTGTACCAAGTTGCTCCCAGTTACCCACTCCGGAAGGTCGGTTTGAACTAACCTCACGTGATGAGAACGGTACGATTACCTACACCGTCATCGCGCCCGATGGTACCAAAACGGTATTGTCGAACGGGCAAACGGATGGCCTGCGGCTGATTGGTACCACGCCCACGGAATACTACTTCGTTACGCCGCAGCAGGATATGGAAGTGTACGACCGGGCATCCGGCGAGCGCCAATCTTTCGCGCCCTTACGGAATAACTTATTCATCGACCAACTTAGGGGCTCCGAGACCGTGGGTAATGATTTGTACGTAGTGGGAAGTGCCGAAGATGATGAAGTGGGTTCCATTTACCTGGTTGACCCCGGAACCTCTCAGCTCACTTTCGTAGCAGAACTACCCGCTACGCTGATCGACCGGGTAGAGGATCTGGAATCTACCGACGGGCAACTCATCGTGGTCGGGGAGCGGGCGGGCGCCCTTTCACTTTATACGCTGCGCACAACGGATAATGCTGATTTGGAACCGGTGAGCGTACCGCTGGGCGGTCTGGTCCTCTCCAATACTACCATACCGGCCTACGCCAGTCTCGGCGATCAGTTTGTGTACACCGGCGACTGGCCGGACGGGACCAATTTGTACCGCATCGTTGGAACCGAAGAACCCCAGCTTTTAGCGAACCTGCCACAAATCGGAACGGGTGGCAAAGCCTACAATCTAAGTGCGGACGGCGAAGACCTCTACTTCATGGCCCACGCGGCCGACGATGGCTTTTTTGAAGTTTGGCGTTTACCGATGGGGCTAAGCGTTAGTATTAATTCAGAAATTGAGCTGGGTGGGGCGCCACCGGTCATCTATCCCAACCCCGCCAGCACCACCGATCTCCTTACCGTACAGGCTCCGGAGAACCACCGCATCAACCGCGTAGAAGTCTTCGCCACCGATGGTCGTCGTTTGTTGGACCGGGCTGCTAATGGGCAAACTGCCGTACGCCTCTCATTAGCCACGCTGCCGGCGGCGCAGTACTGGGTGCGGACTACTTATGCGTCGGGGCGGTTTGCGTTGAGTGGGGTGGTGCGCGCTCAATAG
- a CDS encoding beta-L-arabinofuranosidase domain-containing protein, whose protein sequence is MKAPYLILLLVFLGGMVTAQPAPTTAGELLLDHRIQLSVDRLTDLDRQPAFSRDFLLADVRLKPEDPRRFYNFSGDLSGRYLEVMSLVPEQQRGTVDLRELVTGIIAEQKADGRFGDASLSFTDGEIGGEHMALLWGNGRLLVGLMTYYEAHGDERALAAARRLGDFFISTAAACRQPAVVEQLKSFGAKGIICFTQYIEGLAMLAKVSDDDKYRRAAEANYDVLPPRGKQHSHGYLSTLRGVLLLHELTGERGQLDYVRGLFNDLLASDDHTRYGAVFEYFGGKEDASDAGNAGERDEGCSSADFVRLALHLYQLTGEATYRAAGLDAIHNALLYNQYASGDFGHHYFDDGVLRASNPRRSWWCCTMHGLRALIALKEDFSLSKEGQTHTLEHLMPQRLTGAGYAFQVELVKTDMERATYVLTVSEWPADKLLRVRQPTWGTDWSGLDIGQPEIGRAYLIQGKPGVHLYDKSDELMMTYPATPRAGYLRYGPYVLGINQGSFVAEPDWSNQIDLTTLRATPSVPFGLTADFRHGGYPGIHSVNLVPMANQLEKGHPYMRLVTGYTTEVVPVSPDR, encoded by the coding sequence ATGAAAGCACCGTATTTGATATTGCTCCTTGTCTTTTTAGGTGGTATGGTGACCGCCCAGCCCGCCCCAACAACGGCTGGGGAACTGCTACTCGACCACCGCATCCAACTCAGTGTGGACCGGCTGACGGACCTGGACCGCCAACCCGCCTTTTCGCGTGACTTTCTGCTGGCTGACGTCCGGCTGAAGCCCGAGGACCCGCGGCGGTTTTATAACTTCAGTGGTGACCTTTCGGGGCGGTACCTGGAGGTGATGTCGCTCGTACCGGAGCAGCAGCGGGGTACCGTGGATCTGCGGGAATTAGTCACCGGAATCATCGCCGAGCAAAAGGCCGACGGGCGCTTCGGGGACGCCAGCCTGAGTTTTACCGACGGCGAGATCGGTGGCGAACACATGGCCCTGCTGTGGGGAAATGGCCGCCTGCTCGTCGGGCTGATGACCTACTACGAGGCCCACGGCGACGAACGCGCGCTGGCCGCCGCCCGCCGCCTGGGTGACTTCTTCATCTCGACCGCCGCGGCCTGCCGCCAACCCGCCGTGGTGGAGCAACTGAAGAGCTTTGGGGCGAAGGGCATCATCTGCTTTACCCAGTACATCGAGGGGCTGGCCATGCTGGCGAAGGTGAGTGACGACGATAAATACCGCCGGGCCGCGGAGGCGAATTACGACGTCCTCCCACCCCGGGGCAAACAGCACAGCCACGGCTACCTGAGTACGCTACGGGGCGTACTGTTGCTGCACGAATTGACCGGGGAACGGGGGCAATTGGACTACGTCCGGGGCCTCTTCAACGACCTGCTCGCCAGCGACGACCACACCCGCTACGGAGCCGTTTTTGAGTACTTCGGCGGCAAGGAAGACGCCAGTGATGCGGGGAACGCCGGCGAACGCGACGAGGGATGCTCCTCCGCCGACTTCGTCCGGTTGGCCCTCCACCTCTACCAGCTGACGGGCGAAGCCACCTACCGCGCCGCCGGGTTGGACGCCATCCACAACGCCCTGCTTTACAACCAGTACGCCAGTGGCGATTTCGGCCACCACTACTTCGACGACGGCGTGCTGCGGGCGAGTAACCCCCGCCGCTCGTGGTGGTGCTGCACCATGCACGGCCTGCGGGCACTGATCGCGCTGAAGGAGGATTTTTCCCTCAGTAAAGAAGGCCAGACGCACACGCTGGAACACCTCATGCCCCAACGGTTGACGGGTGCGGGCTACGCTTTTCAAGTCGAACTGGTAAAGACGGATATGGAACGGGCTACCTACGTGCTAACCGTTTCCGAATGGCCGGCGGATAAGTTACTCCGGGTACGCCAACCCACTTGGGGAACGGACTGGTCCGGTTTGGATATTGGCCAGCCGGAGATCGGACGTGCCTACCTTATTCAAGGCAAACCGGGCGTACACCTTTACGATAAAAGCGACGAGCTGATGATGACCTATCCAGCCACACCGCGGGCGGGCTACCTCCGTTACGGGCCTTACGTACTGGGAATCAATCAGGGAAGTTTCGTGGCGGAACCGGATTGGTCCAACCAGATTGATTTGACGACGTTGCGCGCCACGCCCTCCGTCCCCTTTGGGCTGACGGCGGACTTCCGCCACGGTGGGTACCCCGGTATTCATTCGGTGAACCTGGTGCCGATGGCCAACCAGTTAGAAAAGGGCCACCCGTACATGCGTTTGGTGACGGGGTATACTACGGAGGTGGTGCCGGTTAGTCCGGATCGGTAG
- a CDS encoding LytTR family DNA-binding domain-containing protein, whose product MRAVAIDDDPRMHRVLSRMLALINAEVEIVATATSVAAGVEAVNTHEPDLLFLDIELPDGTGFDLLEQINAGRYLIVFISGHHHYGRLALKFEALDYLDKPLNSEDLRDALRKAQRRFAQRSAADRLEDLAVALRNFRGSQLPSRLTISNSDGIFFVPVEDIIRLSTADGLVTVHCADGRKLHKTARLKSYERQFADYPHFTLVHKSHLVNLRRVRALVTGPHLIMENGDEVILSAQKAKEVRALLDGL is encoded by the coding sequence ATGCGCGCCGTAGCCATCGACGACGACCCCCGTATGCACCGCGTCCTCAGCCGCATGCTTGCCCTCATCAACGCTGAGGTGGAGATCGTCGCTACCGCCACCAGCGTAGCTGCGGGGGTGGAAGCCGTCAACACCCACGAACCAGATTTATTATTTCTCGATATCGAATTGCCCGATGGTACCGGTTTCGATTTGCTGGAACAAATCAATGCCGGCCGCTACCTTATCGTATTCATTTCCGGCCACCACCACTACGGGCGCCTGGCCCTCAAATTTGAGGCGCTTGACTATCTGGATAAACCACTGAATTCCGAGGATTTACGCGATGCCCTACGTAAGGCCCAGCGCCGTTTTGCCCAACGTTCCGCCGCCGACAGGCTCGAAGACCTGGCCGTTGCCCTCCGCAATTTTCGCGGGAGCCAGCTCCCTTCCCGGCTGACGATCTCGAATAGCGATGGCATCTTTTTCGTCCCCGTCGAAGACATTATTCGGCTCAGCACCGCCGATGGTTTAGTGACCGTCCACTGCGCTGACGGCCGCAAATTGCACAAGACGGCGCGCCTGAAAAGTTACGAGCGGCAGTTTGCGGATTACCCCCACTTCACCCTCGTGCATAAGTCTCACCTCGTCAACCTACGTCGCGTCCGGGCGCTCGTCACGGGTCCCCACCTGATTATGGAAAATGGCGACGAAGTCATCCTTTCGGCCCAGAAAGCGAAAGAAGTCCGCGCCTTGCTCGACGGTCTCTAA
- a CDS encoding response regulator transcription factor, with the protein MFTNTSPQFACFWNQDVSPMALARLRRQTDFAARNRDRFNRLSPREREILTLIARGATNDEIARQLFRSVHTVRTHRNNIWRQLEITTLIEALWWAQCFDLV; encoded by the coding sequence ATGTTTACCAACACCTCCCCCCAATTTGCTTGTTTCTGGAACCAGGACGTCAGCCCCATGGCGCTCGCCCGCCTGCGCCGCCAAACTGATTTTGCGGCCCGGAACCGCGACCGTTTCAACCGGCTATCCCCCCGAGAACGGGAGATACTCACCCTCATCGCCCGGGGCGCCACCAACGATGAGATCGCCCGCCAACTCTTCCGTTCCGTTCACACCGTCCGCACCCACCGCAACAATATCTGGCGCCAATTGGAGATCACGACCCTCATCGAAGCCCTCTGGTGGGCCCAGTGTTTTGATCTGGTCTGA